A window of the Hordeum vulgare subsp. vulgare chromosome 5H, MorexV3_pseudomolecules_assembly, whole genome shotgun sequence genome harbors these coding sequences:
- the LOC123399862 gene encoding phospholipase A(1) LCAT3, translated as MAHGRCTGSASTGRPGTMLGAVLRMRLRVLRRHLRLRGRRRPRPRRGGGGAAGSGEERAREPVLLVSGMGGSVLHARRRSDPKFDLRVWVRILLADLEFKKYLWSLYNAQTGYVESLDDDVEIAVPDDDHGLFAIDVLDPSWFVELLHLTMVYHFHDMIDMLLDCGYVKGTTLFGYGYDFRQSNRIDKAMAGLRAKLETAYKASGGKKVNIISHSMGGLLVRCFMSMNHDIFSKYVNKWICIACPFQGAPGCINDSLLTGLQFVYGFESFFFVSRWAMHQLLVECPSIYEMLPNPNFEWKEKPIVQVWRKNPEKDGIAELVLYEATDCVSLFEEALQNNELNYNGKTIALPFNMSIYKWATETRRILENAELPDTVSFYSIHGTSYETPYDVCYGSESSPIGDLSEVCRTVPTYTYVDGDCTVPVESATADGFPAKERVGVRADHRGLLCDENVFKLLKKWLGVSENARTRVMKSQIADMLPERIPDQVSL; from the exons ATGGCCCATGGCCGGTGCACCGGGAGCGCGAGCACTGGCAGGCCAGGCACCATGCTCGGCGCCGTCCTCCGGATGCGTCTCCGCGTGCtccgccgtcacctccgcctccgAGGCCGCAGGCGCCCTCGGCcccggagagggggcggcggcgcggcggggaGCGGGGAGGAGCGCGCGCGCGAGCCGGTGCTGCTCGTGTCCGGGATGGGCGGGTCGGTGCTGCACGCGCGGCGGCGGTCCGACCCCAAGTTCGACCTCCGGGTCTGGGTGCGCATCCTCCTCGCCGACCTCGAGTTCAAGAAGTACCTCTGGTCGCTCTACAACGCCCAGACCG GGTATGTGGAGTCGTTGGACGACGATGTGGAGATTGCGGTGCCCGACGACGACCATGGCCTCTTCGCCATCGACGTTCTCGATCCTTCCTGG TTTGTAGAGCTACTGCATCTGACTATGGTGTACCATTTCCATGATATGATTGATATGCTCCTTGACTGTGGATACGTGAAAGGAACAACACTATTTGGATATGGTTACGATTTTCGTCAAAGCAACAG GATAGACAAAGCAATGGCTGGTTTGAGAGCAAAACTTGAGACGGCTTACAAGGCTTCTGGTGGGAAAAAAGTAAACATAATCTCACATTCTATGGGAGGATTGCTAGTACGCTGTTTCATGTCTATGAATCATGAC ATATTTTCAAAGTATGTCAATAAATGGATTTGCATTGCTTGTCCATTTCAAG GTGCCCCAGGATGCATCAATGATTCTCTTCTAACTGGACTGCAGTTTGTTTATGGTTTTGAAAGTTTCTTTTTCGTTTCTCGATGGGCGATGCACCAACTG CTTGTCGAGTGCCCATCAATCTACGAAATGCTGCCAAATCCAAACTTTGAGTGGAAGGAAAAACCAATCGTTCAGGTTTGGCGAAAGAATCCTGAAAAGGATGGAATAGCAGAGCTAGTTTTGTATGAAGCAACTGATTGTGTTTCTCTGTTTGAAGAAGCTTTACAAAATAATGAG CTCAATTATAATGGGAAGACAATTGCACTACCATTCAATATGTCCATCTACAAATGGGCTACCGAGACTCGCCGTATTCTTGAGAATGCTGAACTACCAGATACTGTGAGTTTTTATAGCATACATGGGACATCTTATGAAACACCATATGATGTTTG CTATGGCTCTGAAAGCTCCCCAATTGGAGATCTCTCAGAAGTGTGCCGCACAGTG CCTACATACACATACGTGGATGGAGATTGCACtgttcctgtcgaatcagccaCG GCTGATGGGTTCCCAGCGAAAGAAAGAGTAGGCGTCAGGGCCGACCACCGAGGGCTGCTGTGTGATGAGAATGTGTTCAAGCTTCTGAAGAAATGGCTCGGCGTAAGCGAGAACGCACGGACTAGGGTGATGAAATCGCAAATTGCGGACATGCTCCCAGAGAGGATCCCGGACCAGGTCAGTCTCTGA